The Christiangramia salexigens genome includes the window TGGATAATTGCGGTTCTGCATATGCAAAACTTGTATAACTTAATCCATGTCCAAATGGGAACAATGCACCATTCTCAATATCGGTATAATGTGAATAGGTCACATGCGTTGGATTAGATGGTCGTCCTGTATTCTTATGATTATAATATAGAGGCTCCTGGCCTACTGCCCGAGGGAAGGAAACCGGAAGTTTACCTGATGGATTATACTTCCCAAGCAGAACATCGGCGATCGCATTTCCACTTTCGCTTCCCAATTGCCATGCTTCGACAATTGCAGGTATGTTATTAGCAGACCAATTGATCTCCATCGGTCTTCCGTTTATAAGCACAAGTACTATGTTCTTATTAACTGCATACACCTTTTCCAATAGTTCCTTTTGAAGTCCGGCAAGACCAATATTTGCCTGACTACGGCCTTCACCAGATTGAAAGGCATCTTCGCCAAGAACCATTACCACAAGCTCAGCATTTTTTGCATTTGCCACCGCATCAGGAATTCCTGAACGATCGGTCTCATTGATTTTTAATGGCATTAAAAAGCTTCTTTCACCTTCACCAAGACTTACTCCTTTAGAATAAGTGATCTTAGAAGCATCTTTGACCGCAGCTTTAAGACCTTCTACTACTGAAACAGCAGAATTCTTTTCTCCCTGTGCTCTCCAGTTCCCAATAGGTGTATCCTTGTCATCGGCCAAAGGCCCAATTACGGCAATACTTTTTACTGAAGATTTAATAGGGAGAAGACCATTTTGATTCTTTAGGAGTACAATGGATTTTCTTGCAATATCCCTCGCGGTTTTAGAGTGCTCTTCAAAAGAAATGCTTTTTAATAGCTCCGGATTTGAGTATCTATAAGGATCTTCAAATAACCCCATTTTAAATTTCACCCTTAATATCCTTCTTACCGCATCATCGATAAGTTTTTCATCTACTTTACCTTCGTTAACCAATTGCTGAAGTCCGGCCTCATAAGCTCCGCCTTCCATATCGATATCACTTCCTGCTTTAACAGCGATTTCTGAGGCATGCATCTTATCTTTTGCAAATCCGTGAGGAATCATTTCTGTAATTGATCCCCAGTCTGACACGACCAATCCATTCCAGTCCCATGCTCCTTTCAGGATCTCCCTTTGAAGACTTTCGCTGCCTGTTGCAGGAATACCATCAATGGTGTTAAAGGCATTCATAAAAGTAGCGACACCCGCATCTGCAGCGGCTTGAAATGGCGGTAAGACCACATTGTGAAGTTCATTTTTACCAATGTTCACAGCATTATAATCCTTTCCTCCTTCAGCAAGTCCATAACCCGCAAAATGCTTGGCAGTTGCAGCGATCGTTTTAGGATCTGACAGATCATCCCCCTGATAGCCTTTTACCTTGGCCACAGCAACCTTTGAAGTTAAATAGGTATCTTCTCCCGAACCTTCCATGATTCTTCCCCAACGGGCATCTCTGGAAATATCTATCATTGGAGAAAAGGTCCAGTTAATCCCATTTGCGGCAGATTCCAAAGCTGCAATTCTTGCTGATTCTTCCATCGCTTCAAGGTCCCAGCTCGCAGTTTCTCCTAGGGGCACCGGAAAAATAGTTTTATACCCATGTATCACGTCATACCCGAACAACAAAGGGATCTTAATACGTGAATTCTCCATATTAAGTCTCTGAGCCTGCTCTGTGGCCTCTACAGACAAAACATTTAACATAGAACCTACCAGTCCTTTTTTTAATCGTTCTTCTTTTTCTTTACTGCCTTTTTCGGAGGCAGGACCTGTGAGATCCCA containing:
- the bglX gene encoding beta-glucosidase BglX: MKKHIIFTTALFMGLSSFCQKTEIPSSVKNIETKVDSVLNLMTLEEKVGQMVQYNGSWDLTGPASEKGSKEKEERLKKGLVGSMLNVLSVEATEQAQRLNMENSRIKIPLLFGYDVIHGYKTIFPVPLGETASWDLEAMEESARIAALESAANGINWTFSPMIDISRDARWGRIMEGSGEDTYLTSKVAVAKVKGYQGDDLSDPKTIAATAKHFAGYGLAEGGKDYNAVNIGKNELHNVVLPPFQAAADAGVATFMNAFNTIDGIPATGSESLQREILKGAWDWNGLVVSDWGSITEMIPHGFAKDKMHASEIAVKAGSDIDMEGGAYEAGLQQLVNEGKVDEKLIDDAVRRILRVKFKMGLFEDPYRYSNPELLKSISFEEHSKTARDIARKSIVLLKNQNGLLPIKSSVKSIAVIGPLADDKDTPIGNWRAQGEKNSAVSVVEGLKAAVKDASKITYSKGVSLGEGERSFLMPLKINETDRSGIPDAVANAKNAELVVMVLGEDAFQSGEGRSQANIGLAGLQKELLEKVYAVNKNIVLVLINGRPMEINWSANNIPAIVEAWQLGSESGNAIADVLLGKYNPSGKLPVSFPRAVGQEPLYYNHKNTGRPSNPTHVTYSHYTDIENGALFPFGHGLSYTSFAYAEPQLSSNEMKSGENVTLSLELTNSGKVAGKEVVQLYLRDLVASSSRPVKELKGFEMVQLEPGETKTVQFVIDEKMLSFYTAAGKWEAEEGEFELMVGGNSQDVKSVKLDYKK